The nucleotide sequence CAAGATCAACTTCGGTAATGGTAACTCCATTGTCCGTCATCTTCTTGTAGAGACCTGCTTCTGCTTCCTGGCCGATGGCACCATATTCAAGGGCCTTGTCGCGGATAGTCTTCAGGAAGAATTCCTTGGCATCTTCGGGCATACCATTAAGAAGTCTGGTGGAACATACAAAAGCTGTCTGGAGCATGTAGTGCTTTGTAATGGCGATGTATGGAGTAACATCCCAGAAGGCGTTTCCTGCTGCGGCAGAAACCTGTACTTCAGTACCGTCGAGGGCCCCCTGCTGGATGGCAGGAAAAACTTCTCCGAAGGGAATAGCGATATTGGCGAATCCGAAGTATTTAGCCAGAGCGTTTCCAATATCATTACCAAACCCGCGGATCCTCATACCGGAAAGATCCTCTACATGCTCTACCTTGTCCACGGTGTAAAAGTTACGGAAACCATTGTACATATCGGCAATGAGGACGATTCCCTGTTTCTCAAGCTGAGAGGACCAGGTCTTGAAGAGTTCGGTGTCGGGCAGTTTTTCCAGTACCGCCGGATCTGTCAATACATAAGGCGCCATCAGAATATTCATGTCGGGAATATTGAACTGACTGGCAAGGCGTCCGGGATCTGAAGGAACTACCAGGGGTACCCCAAGCTTGGCCTGGGTGACCAACGCATCAGTATCTCCGGAAAGGGCTCCGGCGACCAGGACTTCTGCATCGAAACGGCCATCCGCATTCAGAACATCCGCAACGGCCTGCATCATTTTACTTTGGGTAGTTGTAGCTGCTTCGGTGCCGGCAAAGGTTACAGTGATCTTTCCATCTGAAGCACCAGCTTCACCCTGACCACCAGCAAAAGCCACACCCGGAAGAAGCATGAGAATAACAGCAATTACCAGGAAAAATTGAACACGTTTCATTTTTTCTCTCCTTTAAAAGTTTAACGCTTGAAAAAATGATAGGTTGTGCCATATCAGCTGTCAATTGAAAATATCCGGCTGCAACTGTAGAGAATTACGATATTTCTGTACAATATTACAATCTCCGTCAATTTTACTATTTTTTCGTGTTTTTTTCCCTGTGAGTATCAACGAAAACCTGCCGTATATACATTTTTTTTGTTAAAACCGGTTTTTCTACTTGAATAAGTACAGCTTATGCACTACTTTTATTTTCAACATGAAGCATAATCTTCTGCTTAGCCTGCTGCTATCCCTACTCGCTCTCCTCCTACTAGGAACAGGGCCCGTATCGTGCAGCCGTCAGGGTGGAAGTTAGCTTCAAACCTTGAAAAGGTAAACTGCATGCCATGGGCCGAAAAAACGGTCCATGGCATTTTTTTTGGAGGTAGAGAATGAAAACAATGCATTACAGTAAGTACCGGCGTTTTGAGCCTGTCTCACTGCCTGACAGAACCTGGCCTGACAGGATAATCGAAGAAGCCCCGGTCTGGTGCAGTGTCGACTTACGGGACGGGAACCAGGCCCTGAGTGTTCCCATGAACATGGAAAAGAAACTGATGATGTTCAAACTGTTAACCGACATCGGTTTTAAAGAGATTGAGGTGGGCTTTCCGTCTTCAGCTGAGATCGAGTACAACTTTATGCGCAAGCTGATCGAGGACAACCTGATCCCCGATGATGTTACCGTCCAGGTCCTCGTCCAGGCCCGTGAACACCTGATCAGGCGCACTTTTGACTCTCTGAAGGACGTAAAAAAAGCTGTTGTGCATATTTACAACTCTACCTCAACATCACAGCGGCGCCTTGTTTTTAAGAAGAGCAAGGAAGAGATAATCGATATTGCCATTGCCGGAGCTAAACTCGTAAAGGAGTTGGGGGATGCCGAGGAGAATCCAGGAATCCGTTACGAGTACAGCCCCGAGAGTTTTACCGGAACCGAGATGGATTTCGCCGCGGAGATCTGCAACGCTGTAATCGATGTAATTCAGCCGACACCTGGACATCAAATGGTGATCAACCTGCCGGCAACCGTTGAGGCCCATACCGCGAATATTCACGCCGATCAAATCGAATGGATGTGCCGGCACCTGGACAAGCGGGACAGCATCCAGGTGAGCCTTCATACCCATAACGACCGGGGGACCGGTATTGCCGCCACGGAACTTGCTCTTTTGGCAGGAGCCGACCGGGTTGAGGGAACCCTCTTCGGCAACGGTGAAAGAACCGGGAACGCCGATCTGGTTACCCTCGCCTTGAACATGTTCTCCCAGGGAATAGACCCCAAACTCGACTTTACCGATATTAACCATGTACGGGACGTCTACCGCTACTGCACCGGGATGGATGTTCACCCACGACACCCCTACGTTGGAGAGCTGGTTTACACTGCCTTTTCCGGCTCCCACCAGGATGCCATCAACAAGGGGATGCACGCCCGGGCCAAAGACGGAACAAAGATATGGGATGTTCCGTATCTGCCCATTGATCCCCAGGACGTTGGACGTTCTTACAAATCCATTGTACGCATCAACTCCCAGTCCGGAAAAGGCGGCGTAGCGTATATTATGGATTCTGAGTTCGGTTTCAGCCTGCCCAAGGCAATGCATCCTGAATTCGGCCTGCTGATTCAGAAAGAGACAGACAAACGCGAAGACGAGCTGGTCCCCAAGGAGATCTGGACGGTTTTCGAGGAAAACTATCTGAATACCACAGTCCCATTCGCCCTTGAGGATGTAAATGTACGAATGGAAACCGATAAAGAATCGGGCAAGCATGCGGCCAACGTAACAGGTCAGATTCTTAAAGACTGTAAAACTGTACAGATCGAAGGCCGGGGAAACGGCCCAATCGACGCCTTTGTTAACGGTCTGAAAAAACATGTGGATTTTGATTTTCACTTTGAGTCCTTCGATGAACATGCAATCAACGAAGGAGCTGACGCCCAGGCGGTAGCCTATATATCGGTTATCACCGAAGATGGCCGAAGGGTATTCGGCGCCGGAATTGATACGGATATAACCTTTGCCTCGTATAAGGCCATACTAAGTGCGATAAACAGGACATTGTAGGTCTCAACTCAACTGGCCGGGCGGGAACCTCGAAAATTGAGTATCCCGCCGGGTCAGATTATCCAGCGCCTTTTTATATTGTGCAAACTCACCGCAAAGAGTGCAAGACAGAAAAGGGCCAATACCCCCATGTCGAGAGCAAACGGAAGCATGTGCTCTCCCCCCACAGAACCATGGAGCAGATCGGCGCCGTAGGTCAAAGGCAACAGGAAGGAGACGGGACGCAGAAAAACGGGGAGATTTTCCACGGGAATAAACAAACCACAGAGAAAGATCATGGGAAAACGAAAAAAATTTGAAAAAGTCTGAGCCTCAAAGACTTCGCTGACTGCCACGGCAATAAAAAGTCCCAGGAACGTCGAAGCTGCAGCAATAAGAACAAGGGCCGGTATAAACAGCTGCCATGCAACACCGGATAGATCTGCAAGAAAAAAAGCGATAATAACAGGAACAAAAGCATTGGCTGTTCCAAAAAGAATGGCTCCGGAGGTTTTGGCAATCATCAGGAGTTTCAGGGATATGGGGGCAAGAAGCAGACGCTCAAAGGAACGGTTCTTTTTTTCAAAAGTAACGGTTACCGCCAGCATTGATGTTGTACCAAAGAGGATTGAAACCGCTGTTACTCCGGGAAGCAGAGAGAGTACACTTTCCAGGCCGCGGCCGGAACGAACAAAAAACATTGCCGTCCATGCCAGAGGAAAGATCAAACCCCAGCTGATATTCGGCGGCTTCAGGTAGTAGGTCCGCATGTCCTTCAGCAGAATATTCCAGAACGCTGTAAGTTGTTTCATCCTCTGCCCCCCCCTTTTTCCTTTTCTGACCGCATAAAACCTGCTTCAATCCCGGTAATCGATACAAACACTTCCTCCAGGGAGGGCCGTATTCTACGGGCTTCAAAAACTTCGATGCTCCTCTCCTCCAGATACCTGATCAAGGGGCCGACACCCACAGGATCGTCCCCCTCTACCCGCATAACCCCTGTTTCAGGAAAACTGAAAGAGAGCTCAGAGAAAGCAGACGAGACTGTCTGCTTCACATCATCAATTTCTCCTGTAAAAAAGACCTTCAGTACATGCCTGTTTTGGATCGGCTGCAGCAGTTCCTGCACACCGGCAATACGAACGATTCTGCCCGAGACGATAAAGGCAATTCGGTCACACAGACGTTCTGCTTCTTCGATATAGTGGGTTGTGAGAAAGATTGTCGTTCCCGCCTTGTGCAGATCATCGATAAGCTGACGCACCTGCCTGGCGCTTGCAACATCAATACCGGTCGTCGGTTCATCGAGAAAAAGAATCCGTGGTTGATGGATAATCCCCGCGGCAATAGTGAGCTTGCGCTTCATTCCCTTTGAGTAGCCGCCGAATTTCCTGTTTCCAGCCTGATTCAGACCAAAGAGCTCCAGCAGTTCAGCCGCACGTGCCTCCCGCCGAGATTTTCGCATCCCGTAGAGGGCACCGCAAAACGCAAGATTATCAAAACCGCTTAATTCGGGATACAGGTTACTTTCATCGGGCACCACTCCCACCAGGTGCTGAGCAGCCCTGGGATTCTTACTGCAGTCAATATCTCCGATATAGACCGTGCCCCTGTCAGGTCGCGCAAGGCCGGTGAGCATATTAATAGTTGTGGTTTTACCGGCTCCGTTGGGTCCCAGAAAACCGAATAACTCACCTGAACGCACCTCGAAATCGACCCCGGCGACAGCCTTTACATCGCCAAAACTTTTTTTAAGTTCCTTTACGAGTACAGCGCTGTTCGTTTCTTTCAGCATATTCTTCTCCTGCTTCCTCCAGCTGCAACAAGCTGTTGCTTACCAGCTGCCAGCGGGCCAGGGTATCGGTGTTGAGACGATAGTGAACAAAGTAGCCCCGCTTATCCGCTTCGACGACGCCGGCATCCCGTAAAACCCGAAGATGCTGGGAAACCGCCGCCTGACTGATACCCAGACGGCGTGCCAGGGCGTTAACGCAGAATGACCGTTTTTTGAGCATGTGCAGAATCATTACCCTGCTCTCAACCGAAAGAATTTTAAAAATTGCTGCCGCCTGTTGCAAACTGGTCACAATTCTCCATTCATTTAAGTGTATGCGCATATACTTATATCATGGTTTCAAAATATCATCAACTCTTAGGTGCAAAAAAACAGTGTATTTATGTTTTGCTTTACAAGCGAAATTCAGGATGGAAACAGAGAGAGATGCATAATCAGCACCGCTCCCACCGCCCGGCGACTGAACCCGGGCAGGAGTTCAATACTTTCAGGTACCTTCGTTTTCGATTTTCGATGTCCGCTGCTTGAGAAAACGGAATGCCTCCCGTCCCTCTCGCGAAAAATCCCTGGTGAAGGCTTCGACGCTCAGCCGTCCGGTATAGCCGATCTGATGAAGTGCGCGGAAAAAGTCATCGTACATTTCTCCATCTGCCTCGGAGGGAAAGCTTCTTCCTTGAGGATTCGAAATGTGACAGTGCCGAACCGCGCTTCCCGCTTTCAGGATAATCTCAGTAGACTCGTTCTCCAAAGCAAGATGATAATAATCTATAAGCAATTGAATCGAATTCCTGTCTGCTGCGCGGCTGAGTTCATACCCTTCGGCAGCGCTGTTTATGATGTTGCTCTCTCCCCGGTTCAGGGGTTCAATAACAATGCTTATACCCCTGGGAGAAACATATTCGTCTATTATCCTGCAGATAGAAACCATCTGTTCCCATGCTGCAGAGACAGGGAACCCGGCAGGAATATTGCGGGCGCCGGAGCTGCCAAAGCAGATATGCTCCCCACCAAGTTCTTTCACGCGCCCGATTGCTTTTTCCAGGTACACCCGAATAGCAGAAAGATCTGCCGAAGGCCCGGTAATCTTGATCGAAGCCGGAAACAGGTTGTTACAGACCTCGCAGGAAAGTCCGGAATTGCTGATCCGTTGCTTCAGCTGATCAAACTCCGCGTCATTCAGCTCCATTATCTGGGCCACCGGCAAATCCAGATACTCATAACCGCATTTTGCTATCTCTTCAATTGCCCATTGACCGGCAGAGTCACCCTCATTGGCGAGCATGTTGGTACAGCAGCCGATTCTCATAAGTTTCCTCCTTCTTCGGTCTGTTTCATTATAGAAAGGGATGAAAAATAGCGCAATCACTTTCAGTCACAACAATTTTCTTGACATCCCCACAATTGTATCCTACTCTAGTATACAGACACCGCAATGTTTCCAAATTTAGTTTTATTGTATCTTTTAGTGTTGCCGGCTTGACGGCAGAATTCATGTAATCGTTTAAGTTAGAATTATAAATACGAAGTGGTACAGAACAAAAGACTTGGCGGCTCAATGGGAGTATATGAACCAGATTCGAGAGTATAATTTTGGTTTCAACTGCGGAATCAGTCCTGTAGTTCCATGGGGCGATCATCATCGACACAATGAGGTCGAAATCACCTTTGCCGATAAAGGTGCTTTTAATCTTGAACTGCAGGGCCAGAGGATCGAGGTAAAACCCGGGAAGCTCCTCATTTTCTGGGGCGGGATGCCCCACTATATTGATAGTCTTGAACCCAATCAAACTCAATACTGGATGTGTGTTCCAGTCTCTTCATTCATCCAGTGGATAGATAACCCGCAGTTATTTCGGGATATATTTACGCATGGTTTAATCCTTACCGATATATACCGGCACTTGAATGCTTACAGCTCACTTTTTTACCTTTGGAGTGCAGAACTGAATGATACATCTCAGAGAGTGCGTAAGGCAGCCCAACTTTCCATCTGCGCTCAAATACGCTGTACTCTTGAAGATATCAGCAAGACGACAGGAAATGATGGCACTCCTAATTTTAAGGAAACCTATTACAGTACAACAACAGTGAAGTCTACAAAACTTTATAAACGCGCATGTGAGTACATTATCGATAATTACACGGATTTTGATCTTGATGCAGATACAATAGCTGGTGCCATCAACGCTCATCCTAAGTATCTTCTGACTTTGTTTAAACGAAAGTATGGAATGTCATTGAATAATTTTATTTTATTCCTGCGAGTCTCTGAAGCTCAAAAAATGCTGATGCATACCAACAGAAAGGTGGCTGATATTGCATTCGAGTGCGGCTTTTCTACATTGAGCAGCTTTTACGCGGCCTTCAGAAAAATCGTGGGAGAAAAACCTCTCCATTACCGTCCCCATCGCTATTTCCCAAGTGGTCCATAATTTCATTCTATTATTGTAATAATAGAATATTTCTTATTCTTTCTTTCTAAAAAACAAAGAAAATCTTACTATTGTGCATTTTCCTCATATAACTACGGAAGATGGCAAGCCATAGCTAAGCTATGATTAACATAGATTCAATTAAGGAGGAACTCATGAAAAAGGGTTTACTTGTAGTATTAGTTTTATTTCTATGTATTCCGTCAGTGCTGATTGCGGAAGGCTCTGGAGAAAAAGGGACATCCCAGGAGAAAAAAATCGTTATGACCTTCGGGGAAGCCGATTCCCTGGGGACTCCCATCAACCTCGCAAACGCTCTTTTCTGTAAACTCGTAACCGAGAAGACCGATGGAATGATCACTGTAAACCACATCGCCGGTGAATCATTGGGAAATGACATTCAGGTCATAGAACAAATGATGGAAGGATCTGTTCAATTTTACGGAGATGTTGCCGGCTGGTATGCTAACTGGGTAAAAGACCTGGCGATTCTCAACTGGGGATTTACCTTCGATGACAACGATCATGTACAGCGCTTCTTCAATAGCAATTCGTTTGAAGCCCTTAGCGATGAATTGATCGAGAATGCAGGCATAAAAATTCTTGGAATAGCCCCGACTCAGCCCAGAATTCTGTTTTCAAGAAAACCCGTGCACACTATCAATGACCTCAACGGCCTCAAAATGCGGGTACCCGATATCAGAACCTATATGCTTTTATGGCAAACCTTCGAAACTAATCCCAACCGTGTCGCTTGGGGAGAGGTTTATCTTGGCATGAAAACCGGTCTTCTCGAAGCAGCTGAGGGACCTATTGGTGCAGCCTATGGTGCTAAATTTCATGAAAGCGGCCCCAATGTAACATTGACCAACCATCTGGTATCCACCTATCAGGTATCCATGAATAACGCGCTATTCGAGAGCCTGTCTCCTGAAAACCAGAAGATCCTGCTTGAAGCCGGACAGGAAGCAGCCGACCTGGCACGCGAGGTTGCTGAGGAAGGAACTATCGAAACCCTCGACAAAATGGTGAATGAAGGCGCCACTCTTATTGAACTAACTCCTGAAGCACGGAACGCATTCGTTAAAAAGAGTACTTCAGCGGTCGAAACAATGGAAAATGACGGCGAATGGCGTAAAGGTCTCTGGCAGGAAGTCCGTGATCTCGCCCAATAAAAACAGCTTGTAAATATTCGCACAAAGGAAGACGACAGTGACATTAGATAAATTTTTAAGCAAATACAACCAAGTGCTGAGCAGAATCGAAGCCATTGAGAAATTTTTTGGATTGACGCTGCTCGCCTTCATTGTGTTGAGTATTTGCCTTCAGGTACTGACTCGCGCGGTATGGAACAAATCCCAGATTTGGGTTGAAGAACTCTGCACCTACGGGTTTATTTGGGCGGCCTTTTTGGGGGCCGCCATTGGAACAAAGCATCAGCGTCATATAAAAATCTCTACGTTTCTATTCCGATTGGATTACAAGAAACAGCTGATAATTGCAGAAATATCTTACGCGTTAATGTTGCTAATACTTTTTCTGATAGTGCAAAACGCCACCGGTCTGTATAAAATTGAGACTCGGAGCAATATTATTGCGATTCCTTTTTTACCACGTTTCTACGTTTTTTCGCTGCCCCTGCTGGTTTCTCTGATATCAATGATTATTACAATTCCCTATTTGATGTTGAATGATTACATGGCCTATCGACTGGAGGGGGAAAAGAAATGAGTCTTGCCGTTCTATTACTAACTGCCGCAGTCTTATTGATATTTGAATTCCCGGTAGCTTTCTCGCTGATGGGAGCTTCTATTGGTTACCTCCTCGTCGATTTCTTCACCGGTCAAGGAATCCCCGTATCGTTGACTATTCTTGCGCGTCGAATGTCCCCAGGACTGGACAGTTTCCCTCTGCTGGCAATGCCGCTTTTTATATTAGCCGGCAACCTGATGAACCGTTCGGGAATTGCCGAATCTATTTTTAAGTTCGCGACAGCACTTTTCGGACACATCCGTGGCGGTCTGGCGCATGTAAATATCGCGGCGAGTATTGTTTTCGCCGGCATGTCCGGAGTAGCCCAGGCCGACGCTGCGGGTCTTGGAACTATCGAGATCGAACAGATGATGAAAAAGGGCTACAAGGCTCCTTTTGCCGCAGCGGTCACTGCCTCATCCTCGATAATAGGGCCAATAATTCCCCCGAGTGTAATAATGGTACTCTACGCTGTTCTGGCACAGGTGTCGCTGGGAGAATTGTTTCTTGCCGGGATTCTCCCCGGCATTCTGATGGGTCTGTTGCTGATGCTACTTGTTTACTGGATGTCAGTAACCGGCAGGGCCCATACTCCCGTGGAACCCGCCAGTAAACTAAAAGAGATATTTGTCGCTTTTATACAGGCAATACCCGCCCTGCTGGCACCGATTATTCTGGTATTCGGTATCCTATTCGGATTCGCAACCCCGACGGAACTGGGAGCTATCACCGTTTTCTATGCTGTCGTTATAGGAGTAATCAATAAGAAACTCGGACTCAACGAGATAAAAAAAGCCTCAGTTGACAGCCTCGTAACCTTCGGAGTCCTGATTTTCATTATGGCGGCCGCATTTCCAATCGGCTGGATAATTGCTGCAAACAACCTGCCCATGCATATAGCAAATTTTATTCTTTCAATATCGACGAATAAATTTATCATTCTCATTCTAATCAACATCATGCTGCTGATTGTAGGGTGCTTCCTTGAAACCAATGCCATACTCTTTATCTCAGTACCAGCTCTGTTGCCTCTGATTCAAATGATTGGGGTCGATCCTGTACATTTTGGAGTTATTTTGGTTTTGAATTTACTTATTGGTGCTATAACACCACCATTCGGCATAATCTTATTCATAATGATGGATATCGCGAAAATCTCATTCCGCAGTCTTTTAAAGGAGATGCGCTACTTCTATGTGCCTCTGGGCATATCCCTCCTCATAATCACATTTGTGCCTGATTTTGTATTATTCCTTCCCCGGGTTGTAGCCCGTACGTTTGGTGGTTAACCATGAATTACAGTGACATTATACTTGCAGCAATCAAGGGAGAACCTACCCCCGAGCTTCCCTGTGCACCGAGAATGGACCTCTGGTATCTCTCAAATTATTATCGCGGGACCTTACCGAAGGAATACCACAACGCTACACTTCTGGATATCATGGAAGATCTGGATGTAGGTTTTAATACCACGAACCCAAATTTTCTTGAGCGTGATTCTATTGATGATGAAGCTCATCGGGCTTTGGGCCGGTATCAGTCCAGCGATATTCCCTACAGGGTCATCGTGGAGTGCGATCAAAAGTGCCGTCAGGAAGGAGATTTATATATCTCAGAGTATTTTACCCCCCACGGCACAATCAGGACCCAGACCCTCTACACTGAAGAGATGCGTAAGGCCGGTATAACCAACACCCATATTCAGGAAAAGGCATTTAAGTCTGAGAACGACTACGCCGCCCTGGGGTATGTCTATGAACATATGAAAGTCGAACCGCGGCCTGAAGCACATGAAATACTGCGCAAACGAGCCGGCGACCGGGGCCCATTCATATTCTGGGTAACCTCGGAAGGATCACCATACCATCTGCTTTCGAAGTACCTGATGCCCTTTGAGATATTCTGCTATGAAATGTTCGATCATCCGGAAAAAATGCAGGAGCTTGCAGATAGAATCCGTTCATCATTTTACGCTGCCCTTGAGCTCGGCCTGAACTCAGAGGCGGAAATACTCCGGGTAGGATCCAATTACGATTCCACCATAGAAAACCCGCCGTTTTTCCGGGAGCACATCCTGCCGACACTCAAGGATTGCGCGGACAAAGCCCACGAGAAAGGAAAATTTCTTCTATCGCATACCGACGGTGAGAACAGCGGACTTTTGGATCTTTATATGGAGTGCGGCTTTGATATAGCCGACTCAGTCTGTCCTGCCCCGATGACCAGTGTATCGTTTAAGGAACACCGAAAAGTGTTCACAGACAAGGTAAGCATATACGGTGGAGTACCTTCAATCATTTTCCTGCCGAATTCGGTATCTGAATATGAATTTGAGAAATTCCTGGATGATTTTCTCGTTGACGCAGGAGATGGAAAAAAGCTGATCGTCTCAATCGCCGATACGGCCCCTCCGGATGCTAATTTCAACCGGATACGCAAATTCATCAAGAAGATTAAAGAATTCGGTCCAGTCGGTTAAAACACAATACCATGCAGCGCCGGGTAGATTTTATCCGGCACTGTTTATGCCTTTCTTCTGCGCAGTAATTTCCTCTACTTCTACATACGGATTCCTATACCGCTTTAAGCCCTGCGTCTTGTTCCCAAACTGGATCGCTGCCTCGGGACAAAGGTTAAGGCAGGCCCATACACATCTGGCATTTCCGGTGCCAGACAGGCTTACCCTCTTCCAGGCGCACATTATCCACAGGACACACCTGTGCACACAGACCGCAGGAACTGCAGTTCTCATCCACAGCAAAAGATTTGTCCAGGTTGTGAATAAACATATACCCCAGAGAGTAAAGAAGCCCGGGGGATATGTTCCGCCTGAACCATCCCGCTTCCTTGTCGAAATGCGTTCCGGCCTGCTTGATAATTCCGGCTATACGGGAGATTTTAACAGCACCCGTCTGGAGCAGTTCCGCCTGCGCATTCCCCTGAACGGCCTCCCCAAAGGGCAGATAATTACTGGGATTCAGGACACTGAAGCCTGCATTAAGGGAGTTCCCTGTACCAGTAAAATAAAAGACTTTATGCTTCATGTCTGTGATTCTCGTCTTATTCCGGGGGTTTCGTCAAGAGAACCCGGGAAACTGCATTGCTTTTGCGGGAAACGTCCACAGGTTTGAGAAAACTGATAAGCGGGCGGGATATATCCGTTGTTAGTTTTATTCCGAGACCCTGTTCCGACCTTCTGCCTTTGCCCGATATAAAGCCTGGTCTGCACGAAGAATCAAACTCTCAAAACCATCAGAAAACGGCTTTTCACCTGCCGCTACTCCGCAGCTGATTGTTACCGTTTTGATACCCGGCGCGGATTCATGGGGCAGCGCAAGATTCCGAATTTTCTCACACAGACGAAAAGCCACACTGCGCGCTTCGCGTAACCCCAGGTCCGGGATTACAACGATAAATTCCTCACCACCATAGCGGGCCAGAAGATCAACACCATGGCGCAGCTCTTGGTTAATCCCATCCGCTACCTTCTGCAGACAATCATCACCCTGTTGATGCCCATAATAATCGTTATAAACTTTAAAAAAATCCAGATCAATAAGGATTATTGCCAGCTGCTTAAGAGCAGATGATTGCCTCAGTTTTGCCAGGAAAATCTCAAGGTGTCGACGGTTGGGAACTCCTGTCAAAGGGTCAATCCTCGATATCTCCCGTAAAAAAGTGTTTCGATCAGATAACTCCCAAACTTTAATCTTATCCCGCAAGGCAAAAAGATAGTTTATTCTGCGTTCTTTTTCCAGCGAATAGTTACTGATCAACGACATGACTACCGCTGCCCCCAGAAACAGAACATTGTGTATTTTAACTCCACCGGGTATCAGCGGCTGCAATAAGATTGATACGTTATAAACCAGCAGAGTGGAAACAGACACAGAAAGAGCATAGGAAAACCGCAGACGTGTAACCTGATTCGCGAAAATTATAACCAGTATCAGTCCTAAATGGTACGACGAGGCATACTTGTACCTGCTTATATGAAACAGGAAGATTAAACTCAGCGCCACGATAAAGAATATGGTCGCGGCAACTAATTCTCTTGTAAAAGGTGAAGGATTACGAGATAAAAAAAGAATTGCGATAGATAACAGAGCAAGGAAGCACAATCCCAAGACGCACAACAAGGGCAATCCGGAAGATATCCGGAACCATATGGTAATCGGCCACAAGAAACACCAGATAGAACAGGAGTGCTGTGAACCCTCGTATATACAATCGGTGCGTGCGTCGTCTGCCTGTATCTGTTTCAAACGGATCTTCCAGCACTTCTGGAAAAGCCAGGCGCAGGGAATCAGAAGACAACCACTCTTCTATGAGATTACCAACTGTATCTTTTTCCGGTATATGCAACAAATCCATATGTGCGATAAAATCCGCATATTCCTTCATTCCGTGAAAGATTGTAGTTTATATAGCCGGTGAAAGATAGTTCTAATCCTGCGAAATTACCTTCAGCCCTTTTCTACCAGTTTCTTTTCCCGTTCTCCCGCAGGTTTCAGATCCTTTACAATAATCCTTGACAGCTTAACCTCCTCTATACCTTCATGCTCGATCATCGACTCGCCGGCTTCCTTGTTTCGGAAGCGCAGTACATTGAGCATGAAAATCTCGAGCTTACTCAAGGTTGA is from Marispirochaeta sp. and encodes:
- a CDS encoding sugar phosphate isomerase/epimerase family protein gives rise to the protein MRIGCCTNMLANEGDSAGQWAIEEIAKCGYEYLDLPVAQIMELNDAEFDQLKQRISNSGLSCEVCNNLFPASIKITGPSADLSAIRVYLEKAIGRVKELGGEHICFGSSGARNIPAGFPVSAAWEQMVSICRIIDEYVSPRGISIVIEPLNRGESNIINSAAEGYELSRAADRNSIQLLIDYYHLALENESTEIILKAGSAVRHCHISNPQGRSFPSEADGEMYDDFFRALHQIGYTGRLSVEAFTRDFSREGREAFRFLKQRTSKIENEGT
- the dctP gene encoding TRAP transporter substrate-binding protein DctP, which produces MKRVQFFLVIAVILMLLPGVAFAGGQGEAGASDGKITVTFAGTEAATTTQSKMMQAVADVLNADGRFDAEVLVAGALSGDTDALVTQAKLGVPLVVPSDPGRLASQFNIPDMNILMAPYVLTDPAVLEKLPDTELFKTWSSQLEKQGIVLIADMYNGFRNFYTVDKVEHVEDLSGMRIRGFGNDIGNALAKYFGFANIAIPFGEVFPAIQQGALDGTEVQVSAAAGNAFWDVTPYIAITKHYMLQTAFVCSTRLLNGMPEDAKEFFLKTIRDKALEYGAIGQEAEAGLYKKMTDNGVTITEVDLEEFQDAIAPLYSNNDLKFSPGLKDNLFDQLGM
- a CDS encoding metalloregulator ArsR/SmtB family transcription factor, with the protein product MTSLQQAAAIFKILSVESRVMILHMLKKRSFCVNALARRLGISQAAVSQHLRVLRDAGVVEADKRGYFVHYRLNTDTLARWQLVSNSLLQLEEAGEEYAERNEQRCTRKGT
- a CDS encoding ABC transporter permease, whose product is MKQLTAFWNILLKDMRTYYLKPPNISWGLIFPLAWTAMFFVRSGRGLESVLSLLPGVTAVSILFGTTSMLAVTVTFEKKNRSFERLLLAPISLKLLMIAKTSGAILFGTANAFVPVIIAFFLADLSGVAWQLFIPALVLIAAASTFLGLFIAVAVSEVFEAQTFSNFFRFPMIFLCGLFIPVENLPVFLRPVSFLLPLTYGADLLHGSVGGEHMLPFALDMGVLALFCLALFAVSLHNIKRRWII
- the leuA gene encoding 2-isopropylmalate synthase produces the protein MKTMHYSKYRRFEPVSLPDRTWPDRIIEEAPVWCSVDLRDGNQALSVPMNMEKKLMMFKLLTDIGFKEIEVGFPSSAEIEYNFMRKLIEDNLIPDDVTVQVLVQAREHLIRRTFDSLKDVKKAVVHIYNSTSTSQRRLVFKKSKEEIIDIAIAGAKLVKELGDAEENPGIRYEYSPESFTGTEMDFAAEICNAVIDVIQPTPGHQMVINLPATVEAHTANIHADQIEWMCRHLDKRDSIQVSLHTHNDRGTGIAATELALLAGADRVEGTLFGNGERTGNADLVTLALNMFSQGIDPKLDFTDINHVRDVYRYCTGMDVHPRHPYVGELVYTAFSGSHQDAINKGMHARAKDGTKIWDVPYLPIDPQDVGRSYKSIVRINSQSGKGGVAYIMDSEFGFSLPKAMHPEFGLLIQKETDKREDELVPKEIWTVFEENYLNTTVPFALEDVNVRMETDKESGKHAANVTGQILKDCKTVQIEGRGNGPIDAFVNGLKKHVDFDFHFESFDEHAINEGADAQAVAYISVITEDGRRVFGAGIDTDITFASYKAILSAINRTL
- a CDS encoding ATP-binding cassette domain-containing protein is translated as MLKETNSAVLVKELKKSFGDVKAVAGVDFEVRSGELFGFLGPNGAGKTTTINMLTGLARPDRGTVYIGDIDCSKNPRAAQHLVGVVPDESNLYPELSGFDNLAFCGALYGMRKSRREARAAELLELFGLNQAGNRKFGGYSKGMKRKLTIAAGIIHQPRILFLDEPTTGIDVASARQVRQLIDDLHKAGTTIFLTTHYIEEAERLCDRIAFIVSGRIVRIAGVQELLQPIQNRHVLKVFFTGEIDDVKQTVSSAFSELSFSFPETGVMRVEGDDPVGVGPLIRYLEERSIEVFEARRIRPSLEEVFVSITGIEAGFMRSEKEKGGGRG